In a genomic window of Lepisosteus oculatus isolate fLepOcu1 chromosome 5, fLepOcu1.hap2, whole genome shotgun sequence:
- the LOC102693484 gene encoding NHL repeat-containing protein 3, which translates to MKRKNNSCLTVMMVAVVLLLMLVLYGTVYPHLSDESSLKADYKLTGKPLYKLDITWPKNPEHFTGQVFGVAVNHVTGVVYVAQRGDNVPKVLVFSTDGDFLQAWNTSTIEMPHGIFLADASLNPSIWITDVGSGPYGHTIKQYTPSGKLLQVLGSAGKSGSGVNPLQFDQPAEIFVHSSGEIYIVDGDGGVNNRLIKLSKDLQLLWMHGEQGSGPAQFFIPHSVAVDSFQRVWVADRGNKRIQVFNTVTGDWLGSWGSCFTEDAPYSVRLTPDQKYFIVAQLNTNQISILEAPPVGVIGQCKVVSVIQLADDIKPHLVDLDLKTGALYVAEIGAQQAQKFTPFNWGSTVSSFL; encoded by the exons atgaaaagaaaaaataattcgtGTCTGACTGTGATGATGGTGGCTGTAGTTCTGCTTCTTATGCTGGTGCTGTACGGGACTGTCTATCCCCAC CTGTCTGATGAGTCTTCTCTAAAGGCAGATTACAAACTGACGGGGAAACCACTGTACAAACTAGACATCACGTGGCCCAAGAACCCCGAGCATTTTACGGGACAAGTGTTTGGGGTGGCTGTCAATCATGTTACCGGAGTGGTGTATGTTGCACAA AGAGGAGACAATGTGCCAAAGGTCTTGGTTTTCTCCACGGATGGGGACTTCCTTCAAGCTTGGAATACGTCAACTATCGAGATGCCCCACGGCATATTCCTGGCTGATGCCTCCCTGAATCCTTCTATATGGATAACAGATGTAGGCAGCG GGCCATACGGACACACCATCAAGCAGTACACTCCCTCTGGCAAGCTCCTCCAGGTTTTAGGGTCTGCTGGAAAATCCGGCTCTGGAGTGAACCCCCTCCAGTTTGATCAGCCCGCAGAGATTTTTGTGCACAGCTCTGGGGAAATCTACATTGTTGATGGTGATGGGGGTGTGAATAACAGGCTGATAAAGCTCTCCAAAG ACCTGCAATTGCTCTGGATGCATGGAGAGCAGGGAAGCGGTCCCGCTCAGTTCTTCATCCCTCACAGCGTGGCAGTGGATTCCTTTCAGAGG GTATGGGTTGCTGATAGAGGAAACAAACGGATTCAGGTCTTTAACACTGTGACAGGGGATTGGCTGGGATCGTGGGGCAGCTGCTTCACAGAGGACGCACCATACTCTGTTAG GCTGACGCCAGATCAGAAGTATTTCATTGTGGCCCAGCTGAACACCAATCAGATTTCTATCCTTGAAGCACCACCGGTGGGAGTGATTGGACAGTGTAAGGTGGTCAGTGTCATCCAGCTGGCCGATGACATCAAGCCTCACCTTGTAGACTTGGACCTTAAGACTGGGGCTCTTTATGTGGCTGAGATTGGGGCGCAGCAAGCACAGAAGTTCACTCCTTTCAACTGGGGTTCCACTGTTAGCTCTTTCTTGTAG